TGACCTCATGGCCTCCCCCCGTGCCGTCGTCGCCGGAGCCTCGGGCTTCATCGGCTCCCACCTCGTCGCCGACCTCGCCTCGCGCGGGTACGCCGTCAGCCGCATCGGCCGGCGCGGACCCGACGCCTCCTGGGACTCCCCCGCGGACGTGGCGCGCCTGGTGGACGGCGCCGACCTGCTGGTCAACCTGGCCGGCCGCAGCGTCGGGTGCCGCTACACCGACCGCAACCGCGACGAGATCCTGCGCTCCCGCACCGAGACCACCACCGCCCTGCACCGGGCGGTCAGCGGGGCGTCCGCACCACCGCGGCTGTGGCTGAACGCCAGCACGGGCACCATCTACCGCCACGCCACCGACCGACCGCAGACCGAGCGCGACGGCGAGCTGGGCCGCGGGTTCTCCGTCGACGTGGCGCGCACCTGGGAGGAGGTCCTCCTCGCCGGTGACCTGCCGGGCACCCGCCGGGTCGCGCTGCGGATGACCATCGTGCTCGGCGACGGTCCCGCACTGGGCATGCTCGCCCGCGCCGCCCGGTTCGGGCTGGGCGGGCCGCAGCTGGACGGCCGCTGGTTCACCCACCGGCGTTACCGCGGCATCGGCCCACACCCGACGCAGCCCGCTCCCACCGATCACCGGACCCGCGGCGCCCAGCGCTTCAGCTGGATCCACGTGGACGACCTGGTCCGGGGGGTCCGGTTCATCGACGAGCACCCCGAGCTGGAGGGACCGGTCAACCTGGCCGCCCCGGGGGCCGCCACCAACCGGTCCTTCATGGCCGCGCTGCGCCGTGCCGTCGGTGCCCCGATCGGGTTGCCCGCGCCGCGCTGGCTGCTCGAGCCGGGGATGCTGGTGCTGCGCCAGGAGTCCGAGCTGGTCCTCAAGAGCCGGTGGGTGGCCCCGCAGAAGCTGACCGAGGCCGGCTTCACCTGGGACCACCCGGACCTTGACGAGGCCGTCACCGCCATCCTCGGCAGCCGCCGCTCCGGCCGCACGTCCTGAGCCAGGGCCCCCACCACCGCTGACACGTCGCCACCGCCTGTCGGCGCCGGGTCGGTGGCCGATCGCCTCCTGACTCCCAGGCACCGCAACCCGAGGCACCAGGCCAGGGGAGGCGCAGAACCGGTGGCGTCGCCCCTACGGCCGGGCCATCCGGCTGAACGACCGGTTCTGCTGGCAAGTAGCGAGGACGCCCCTACAACGCAGACCCTCGGCGACGTGGCTCCTCACCGCGGGGAGGAGCACGAGGCCACCTCGAACCCCACCTCGAGCGCGGGCTGGTGCACAACCGGTCCCTCAGCACACCCCTCCACCACATCGGTCAGAGACGTCGGCTGAGCGACCGGTTCTGCTCACCACCCGTGGTCACCGTGCGGCGCAGGACGTCCTCGACGCACCGCACGACACAACCGGTCACCCAGCCCGACGGCATCGCCCCTACGGCCGGGCCATCCGGCTGAGCGCCCGGTTCTGCTGGCAAGTAGCGAGGACGGCCCCCTACAGCGCATGACTCTCGGCGACGTGGTTCCTCACCGCGGGGAGGGGCACGAGGCCACCTCCAACCCCGACCTCGAGCGCAACCAGGTGCACAACCGGTCCCTCAGCACACCCCTCCGCCACATTCGTCAGACACGTCCGCTCAGCGACCGGTTCTGCTCACCACCCGTGGTCACCGTGCGGCGCAGGACGTCCTCGACCCCGCCGCACGACGCAAACGGTCGCCCACCCGACGGCGTCGCCCCTGCGGCCGGACCACCCGGCTGGGCGACCGGCTCTGCATGGCGAGCGAGACGCGACCCGGGCCGGCGCAGCACCGGGCGACTCCGGCTCGACCATCCGTGCCGGGGCCGAGCGCACGCCGCACGCGGCACGGCGCAGGCGGTCAGGCGCGGAGGCGGTCAGGCGCGGAGGCGGTCAAGGCGGGCAGGCGGTCAGGCGCGGAGGCGGTAAGGCAGGTAGGTGGGTAGGCAGGCAGGCCGGCAGGTGGGTAGGCAGGTAGGCAGGCAGGCCGGCAGGTGGGTAGGCAGGTAGGCAAGCGATCAGGCAGGCGGGCAAACGGTCAGGGGCAGGCGATCAGCGCGAACGCTTCGGGCCCCGGCCGGTCGACCGCTTCCGGGCGGGTTTCCGTGCCGGGTCCTGACCGGCGGCCTGGCGCGCAGCCGCCTTGCGGGTGGCCGCCCTCGACGGGGGCGTCCCGCCGGACTGGGTGGTGCGGGAGCTGTTGGCGGTCCGTCCGCGGACCACGCCGATGAAGTCCTCCGTCTCGGGCCGGTCGTCGTCCTGCAGCCAGCACAGCCCGATGGTGGTCGGCTCCGCGTCGCTCACCGGCCGGTGCACCAGGTCCCGACGGCTCCTCGACCGCGCCACCGACTGGGGCACGACAGCCAGCCCGACCCCGCCCGCGACCAGGTCGATCGGGTCGACGGGGACGTCGGTGTCGAGCAGGTCCTCACCGGCCAGGTCGGCCAGGGTCACCTCCTCGAAGGCGGCCACCGGGTGGTCCTTGGGCACGACGACGACGGGCTGCTCCTCGTACAGCGGGATGACGTGCAGCCCCTCGCGGTCGACCGGGAGCCGGGCGAAGCACAGGTCCACCCGGCCGTCCCGGAGCACCGCGCCCTGCTCGTCCTCGGCGACCTCGACCACCTCCAACGGGGTGCGCGGGTAGCGCTCGCCCCAGATCCGTCGCCACTTCGTCAGGGTCACCCCGGGCACGAAACCGATCCGCAGACCCCGGCTCCTGCCACCCACCTCGGCCTCGTCCATGGTCGTGAGGCTATCCCCGGCGCGTTACCGTGGCCCGGTGAGCCAGTCCATGAAGCCGATCACCGCGGCCGCCAAGCTGGGCATCTACCTGCCCGCCACGCCCGAGGAGTTCCAGCGGTCCACGCCCACCCGTGACGAGGTGGACGCGCTGCGCACCGACCCGCCCGAGTGGCTGGTGGAGCTGCGCCGCAACGGCCCCTTCCCCCGCGACGTGGTGGCCCAGAAGCTCGGCATCTCCCGCTCCGGGCTGGCCCGCAGCGGGGTCGGCGACGCGCTGGACGCCGACCAGATCGGCGCCCTGCTGGCCGACCCGCCGGAGTGGCTGATCCGCGAGCGGCACACCCAGGCCAAGGTCGTCGCCGAGAAGGAACGGCTCCGCGAGCGCCAGGACGACTGAGCGTGGGTCGACGCGCCGCAGGGATCTCGCGGCGCGGACCGGCCTCGAGCACCAGCCGGGCGGTCAGACCAGCCAGCGTCCGTCGCGCATCAGCGTCCGGCCGCTGATCTCGTCCACCTCACGCCAGGCCCGCACCCGCAGCGGTCGCAGCCACAGCACCAGGTCGCCCGCTCCCGGACGCCAGCCCGTGCGGCGCGCGTAGCGGTCCAGCAGCGCCTCCCCGGCCTCCTCGGCCGGGAGGTGGCGCTCCAGCTCCGCCTCCACCGAGACGACGTCGCGGGTCGCGCCCAGCGCCAGCCGGGCACGACCACCGGCCAGCAGGTTGCGGGCGGTGACCGTCCCCGCACCCGTGGCCAGCACCACCCGCTCGTCCACCCAGTCCAGCGACAGCGGTACCAGGTGCGGCCCGGCCCCGGCGGTGGCCACCCAGCAGTCGACGTCGCGCTCCAGCCGGTGCAGCACGTCGGCCTTCCGCTGCTCGCGGCTCCGCGGCGTCAGCTCGACCACTGCCCGGTGGTGAACAGCCAGGTCCAGACCAGCGTGGCGAGGCCGGAGAGCAGCAGCCAGCCGACCAGCACCGTGTGCCGCAGCGCCTGGGCGGCGGGGCGCTTCGGCTCCACCGACACCAGGTGGGCGAACATCAGCCACAGCGGGAACCACAGCAGCACGGCCCGGTTGACCGAGAACCACCAGTAGGACACCGAGAAGGCCAGCACCTGGACGCCGACCCAGCTGGCCTCGGCCCACATCCGGCGGCTCAGGCACCAGCCGGTGACCACCAGCCCCATCAGCATCGACACGGCCTCACCGCGGAAGACCCAGGTCCAGTCCGGGTGGTCGACGTAGTCCCCGCGGATCACCGGCCAGGTGTTCAGCGCGGACTCCCAGGGCCAGTGGAAGCCCCGGGCCCACCCGGCGGCCTGGGCGTCCGACCACGCCGTCCAGGACCCGGTGAGCGTCCACAGGTACACCACGTACCCGGCCAGCACCGCCGTCGGCAGCAGCAGCCACGCCCACCGGCGCACGCGTCCGGGCACGTCCAGCCCCGGCCAGGTCAGCACCATCACCGCCAGCGCACCCACCAGGAACAGCCCGCTGACCCGCGTCGTGCAGGCCAGCGCGGTCAGCAGCGCCGCGCTCCCCCACCGGTCGGCACTGGCCCGCTGCCAGGCCCAGAAGGCGGCGGCGCAGAAGGCGGACTCGGTGTAGGGGACGGCGGTGAACACCGCGACCGGCGCGAACAGCCACCCCACGGCCGCCCAGGGCCCACCCATCCGCACCAGCGCGGCCGCGGCGACCAGGGACAGGACCAGCGACAGCGCCACCCCGGTGACCGTGGGCGCCACCCCCAGCGCCATCCCGGCCCGCAGCACCAGCGGCCAGCCGGGGAAGAAGGCCATCGTCTTGGGGTCGCGGAGGTACCCGTGCTCGGCCACGCCGATGAAGTGCTGCACGTCCCAGTTCGCCACCAGGTCGGTGACGCTGCGCCCGGTGGAGAGGGCGACCAGCAGCCCGACCAGCAGGATCAGCCCGCGGCTGCCCAGCCACGCCTGCAGCATCACCCGCAGCGCGTCGGCGTCCCACCGGCCCAGGTGCTCCACCCCGGGCAGCGCGCCGGGCAGGCCCTTACGCCGACGGCCGCCCGCGGAGCGTCGCACGCCGCTAGCCGCCGGCACGGTCGTCCTCCCCATTCTGGCCGGAACCGGACCGGATCCGCTCCAGCACCCGCTCGATCGGCACCCCCTCGCCCTCCGGGACGCCCGACACCGCGACAGCAGGGGGACGGGTCGTCAGACGGGCCCGGAGCGGGTCGTCGGGAGCACCGTCGAGCACCCCGCCGGAGGGGTCGTCGACGCCAGGAGAACGCACCGGATCATGATGGGGCCACCAGACGTCACGCACCACCACCGCCGCGACCCAGATCTCGGCGGCCAGCCGCACCAGCACCGCGAGCCAGTAGCCGACGTCCGGACCACCGTTCCCCGGCCCCAACCAGCCACCGAGGTGCAACCAGACGGCGGCGAAGTAGACCAGCTCGCCGACGGTCAGCACCAGCCACTCCCGCCACCGCGGCCGGGCCAGCACCATCAGCGGCAGGAGCCACAGCACGTACTGCGGGGAGTAGACCTTGCCGGTGACCAGGAAGGCCAGCACCACGAGATAAGCGAGCTGCCCCACGCGGGGACGGCGCGGGGCCAGCAGCACCAGGGCGGCGATCCCGGCGCAGAGCAGGGCGAGGGAGCCGAAGCTCAGGAGGTTCAGGTGCGGCGGCGGGTAGCCGGCCAGGCTGAGGACGTACCACAGGGAGCCGAACTCAGCGCCCCGTTCGCCGTTGAAGCGCCAGAACTCGGTCCAGCCGTCAGGGGCCAGGACGAGCACCGGCAGGTTGACCGCGGCCCACGCGCCGGCCGCCGCCAGCACGGTGGTCACGGCCTCTCGCCGCCGCCCCGCGCGCAGGCAGAGCAGCACCAGGGGCCCCAGCAGCAGCAGCGGGTAGACCTTGGCTGCGGCCCCGAGCCCGATCAGGGCGCCGGCCAGCCCGGGTCGCGACCGGCTCCAGGCCCACATCGCCGCCGCGGTGAGGGCCACCGGCAGCATGTCCCAGTTGACCAGCCCGGCGGCCACCACGCACGGTGACGCGGCGACCATCAGGGCGTCCCAGGGACGTCCGGGCACGGTGCTGACCTGCGCGGCGACGGTGATCCCGAACAGCAGCCCCAGCACGACGACGTTGACGCCCATGAACTGGTCCGCGGCCAGCAGGGCCTCCTGGTCGCTCAGACCCGGACCGACGGGGGCACCGAGGGCGACGGTGGCCAGCCGTTCCAGCTCGAGCAGGACGCCGGTCAGGACCGGGTACTCCAGCACCCGGTGCTGGCCGGCGTCGAGGTAGGGCGTGGC
The sequence above is a segment of the Auraticoccus monumenti genome. Coding sequences within it:
- a CDS encoding epimerase, yielding MASPRAVVAGASGFIGSHLVADLASRGYAVSRIGRRGPDASWDSPADVARLVDGADLLVNLAGRSVGCRYTDRNRDEILRSRTETTTALHRAVSGASAPPRLWLNASTGTIYRHATDRPQTERDGELGRGFSVDVARTWEEVLLAGDLPGTRRVALRMTIVLGDGPALGMLARAARFGLGGPQLDGRWFTHRRYRGIGPHPTQPAPTDHRTRGAQRFSWIHVDDLVRGVRFIDEHPELEGPVNLAAPGAATNRSFMAALRRAVGAPIGLPAPRWLLEPGMLVLRQESELVLKSRWVAPQKLTEAGFTWDHPDLDEAVTAILGSRRSGRTS
- a CDS encoding mannosyltransferase family protein, with the translated sequence MLQAWLGSRGLILLVGLLVALSTGRSVTDLVANWDVQHFIGVAEHGYLRDPKTMAFFPGWPLVLRAGMALGVAPTVTGVALSLVLSLVAAAALVRMGGPWAAVGWLFAPVAVFTAVPYTESAFCAAAFWAWQRASADRWGSAALLTALACTTRVSGLFLVGALAVMVLTWPGLDVPGRVRRWAWLLLPTAVLAGYVVYLWTLTGSWTAWSDAQAAGWARGFHWPWESALNTWPVIRGDYVDHPDWTWVFRGEAVSMLMGLVVTGWCLSRRMWAEASWVGVQVLAFSVSYWWFSVNRAVLLWFPLWLMFAHLVSVEPKRPAAQALRHTVLVGWLLLSGLATLVWTWLFTTGQWSS
- a CDS encoding LysR family substrate-binding domain-containing protein; translation: MDEAEVGGRSRGLRIGFVPGVTLTKWRRIWGERYPRTPLEVVEVAEDEQGAVLRDGRVDLCFARLPVDREGLHVIPLYEEQPVVVVPKDHPVAAFEEVTLADLAGEDLLDTDVPVDPIDLVAGGVGLAVVPQSVARSRSRRDLVHRPVSDAEPTTIGLCWLQDDDRPETEDFIGVVRGRTANSSRTTQSGGTPPSRAATRKAAARQAAGQDPARKPARKRSTGRGPKRSR
- a CDS encoding glycosyltransferase family 87 protein, translating into MSTAGSAPAEPVPAPGGDSPTATDPLARYASPFLGGPSGRHTRGWAAGTVRVVVLVVAALSWLLLVVRQLPCRELPGQPAADRYQAMCYSDIPLLYRLRGLVDGATPYLDAGQHRVLEYPVLTGVLLELERLATVALGAPVGPGLSDQEALLAADQFMGVNVVVLGLLFGITVAAQVSTVPGRPWDALMVAASPCVVAAGLVNWDMLPVALTAAAMWAWSRSRPGLAGALIGLGAAAKVYPLLLLGPLVLLCLRAGRRREAVTTVLAAAGAWAAVNLPVLVLAPDGWTEFWRFNGERGAEFGSLWYVLSLAGYPPPHLNLLSFGSLALLCAGIAALVLLAPRRPRVGQLAYLVVLAFLVTGKVYSPQYVLWLLPLMVLARPRWREWLVLTVGELVYFAAVWLHLGGWLGPGNGGPDVGYWLAVLVRLAAEIWVAAVVVRDVWWPHHDPVRSPGVDDPSGGVLDGAPDDPLRARLTTRPPAVAVSGVPEGEGVPIERVLERIRSGSGQNGEDDRAGG
- a CDS encoding pyridoxamine 5'-phosphate oxidase family protein; protein product: MVELTPRSREQRKADVLHRLERDVDCWVATAGAGPHLVPLSLDWVDERVVLATGAGTVTARNLLAGGRARLALGATRDVVSVEAELERHLPAEEAGEALLDRYARRTGWRPGAGDLVLWLRPLRVRAWREVDEISGRTLMRDGRWLV
- a CDS encoding DUF5997 family protein, with translation MSQSMKPITAAAKLGIYLPATPEEFQRSTPTRDEVDALRTDPPEWLVELRRNGPFPRDVVAQKLGISRSGLARSGVGDALDADQIGALLADPPEWLIRERHTQAKVVAEKERLRERQDD